One Pirellulales bacterium DNA segment encodes these proteins:
- a CDS encoding ThuA domain-containing protein, translating into MIDQTIEEKSTMAAIRIAIWNEFIHERTKPEVQRVYPQGIHRVIAASLAARLGPAVEIRTATLAEPEHGLSAEVLAATDVLFWWGHSAHDQVSDAVVDRVADRVLNGMGLVVLHSGHASKIFGRLMGTGCMLRWRDVGERERLWIVAPGHPLTSGLNAAYFELPQSEMYGEHFDIPPPDELVFVSWFAGGEVLRSGCTFRRGKGKIVYFSPGHETFPIYHDANVQQVLANAAVWAAPSGGGVFENRGREIAEPLEPLPRRE; encoded by the coding sequence ATGATCGACCAGACAATCGAGGAGAAGTCGACTATGGCGGCGATTCGCATTGCGATTTGGAACGAGTTCATCCACGAGCGGACGAAGCCCGAGGTGCAGCGTGTTTATCCGCAGGGCATTCATCGCGTGATTGCCGCGTCGCTCGCGGCGCGGCTTGGCCCGGCCGTCGAAATCCGCACGGCAACGCTCGCAGAGCCCGAACATGGGCTGTCGGCCGAAGTGCTGGCGGCGACCGACGTGCTGTTTTGGTGGGGCCATTCGGCGCACGACCAAGTCTCCGATGCGGTCGTGGATCGTGTGGCCGACCGTGTTTTGAATGGCATGGGGCTGGTGGTTTTGCACTCGGGTCATGCGTCGAAAATTTTCGGCCGCTTGATGGGCACCGGCTGCATGTTGCGCTGGCGCGACGTCGGGGAGCGCGAGCGGCTGTGGATCGTCGCGCCCGGCCATCCGCTGACGTCCGGATTGAACGCGGCCTATTTCGAGTTGCCGCAAAGCGAAATGTACGGCGAGCATTTCGACATTCCGCCTCCCGACGAACTGGTGTTCGTTAGTTGGTTTGCCGGTGGGGAAGTGCTGCGGAGCGGGTGCACATTCCGCCGCGGCAAGGGGAAGATCGTGTATTTCTCGCCCGGCCACGAAACGTTTCCGATTTACCATGATGCAAACGTGCAGCAAGTGCTCGCCAACGCGGCTGTTTGGGCGGCGCCCTCGGGCGGCGGAGTTTTCGAAAATCGCGGCCGCGAAATCGCCGAGCCGCTCGAGCCCTTACCGCGGCGGGAATAA
- the panB gene encoding 3-methyl-2-oxobutanoate hydroxymethyltransferase, which yields MTVPKFSALKASGQKITMLTAYDFPFAALLDAVGLDGILVGDSMSMVVQGHGTTLPVTLDEMIYHAEIVGRAAPQSLVVVDMPFPTFHLGKYRAVESAGRILKETRCQAVKIEGGVQQAEVIAALVSAGIPVMAHCGLRPQSVHQFGGYRVQRDETQLLADSRAAESAGAFAVVLECIPSDIAAKVTQSVAIPTIGIGAGAGCDGQILVLHDLLGLTSGYVPRFVKPYADLRSTITQAVSHFRDDVRSGKFPGPEQEFK from the coding sequence ATGACCGTCCCAAAATTTTCGGCTCTGAAAGCGTCGGGCCAGAAAATAACCATGCTGACGGCCTACGATTTTCCCTTTGCCGCGCTGCTCGATGCCGTCGGCCTTGATGGCATTTTGGTCGGCGATAGCATGTCGATGGTCGTGCAAGGGCACGGCACGACGCTGCCGGTGACGCTCGACGAAATGATCTACCATGCGGAAATCGTTGGCCGCGCCGCGCCGCAATCGCTCGTGGTGGTCGACATGCCGTTTCCGACGTTTCACCTCGGGAAATATCGAGCGGTGGAAAGCGCCGGCCGAATCCTGAAGGAAACACGCTGCCAGGCGGTGAAAATCGAGGGGGGCGTCCAACAGGCCGAAGTGATCGCGGCGCTGGTGTCGGCCGGCATTCCGGTGATGGCGCATTGCGGATTGCGGCCGCAAAGCGTGCACCAATTCGGCGGCTACCGCGTGCAGCGCGACGAAACCCAATTGCTCGCCGACTCACGGGCGGCCGAATCCGCCGGGGCGTTTGCCGTCGTGCTCGAATGCATCCCGTCCGACATCGCCGCCAAAGTGACCCAAAGCGTCGCCATTCCGACGATCGGCATCGGCGCCGGCGCGGGCTGCGACGGCCAGATCCTCGTGCTGCATGATCTTTTGGGCCTGACCAGCGGCTACGTGCCCCGATTCGTAAAACCGTATGCCGACCTCCGTTCGACGATCACCCAAGCCGTGTCCCATTTCCGCGACGACGTGCGAAGCGGAAAGTTCCCCGGGCCGGAACAAGAATTCAAATAA
- a CDS encoding J domain-containing protein, which produces MAEDFYKTLGIQRDASQADVQKAYRDLARKYHPDLNPNDKTAKEKFQKVQAAFDVLNDQSKREMYDRYGSSFESRAGGGPRPQSGRAGGAAPGFEEIDLGDLFGSRYGGDPSSVFGDLFGGQFRRKGTAGGGKRSRRAAPEPTTHDLQQQIEIPLQTSILGGQIELSVPRSNGHIDTISVKIPPGIADGAKMRLRGQGESLGGEPPGDILLTIRVAPHPWFTRKGNNLEVKLPVTLAEAVLGAKVDVPTPRGTISLRVPPHTSSGTKLRIKGHGIKPKEGPAGDLFADVLIILPEKIDDALVEAVKNQSGEPQNPRSGLHW; this is translated from the coding sequence ATGGCTGAAGACTTCTACAAAACGCTCGGAATCCAGCGCGACGCGTCGCAGGCCGACGTGCAAAAGGCGTATCGCGATTTGGCACGCAAGTATCATCCCGACCTGAATCCCAACGACAAGACGGCCAAGGAGAAGTTTCAAAAAGTGCAGGCCGCCTTCGATGTGTTGAACGACCAGAGCAAGCGCGAAATGTACGACCGCTATGGCAGCTCGTTCGAATCGCGGGCCGGCGGCGGTCCCCGCCCGCAATCCGGCCGGGCCGGCGGCGCCGCGCCCGGCTTCGAGGAAATCGATCTCGGCGATCTGTTCGGCTCGCGCTACGGGGGCGATCCCAGCAGCGTTTTCGGCGACTTGTTCGGTGGCCAATTTCGCCGCAAGGGTACGGCCGGCGGCGGCAAACGGAGCCGTCGAGCGGCCCCAGAACCCACGACTCACGATCTGCAGCAACAGATCGAAATCCCGCTTCAAACTTCAATCCTTGGCGGCCAAATCGAACTGAGCGTTCCGCGTTCGAACGGTCATATCGACACGATCAGCGTGAAGATCCCGCCGGGCATTGCCGATGGCGCCAAGATGCGGCTGCGCGGCCAAGGGGAATCGCTCGGCGGCGAACCGCCCGGCGACATTTTGCTGACGATTCGCGTCGCGCCGCATCCCTGGTTCACGCGCAAGGGCAACAACCTGGAGGTGAAACTTCCGGTCACGCTGGCGGAAGCCGTCTTGGGAGCGAAGGTCGATGTGCCGACGCCGCGTGGCACGATCTCGCTCCGCGTTCCGCCCCACACCTCGAGCGGCACGAAGCTGCGGATCAAGGGACATGGCATAAAGCCCAAGGAGGGCCCGGCCGGCGATCTGTTTGCCGATGTGCTGATCATCCTGCCGGAGAAAATCGACGACGCGCTCGTCGAAGCCGTGAAGAACCAAAGCGGCGAGCCCCAGAATCCGCGATCCGGCTTGCACTGGTAG
- a CDS encoding FAD-linked oxidase C-terminal domain-containing protein, with product MANSLKRHISGEVQTDDYHRALYSTDASLYQIQPLAVVVPKSRDDVAACVAIAAEHRVPLVARGSGTSLSGQSVGAGIVVDFSKYLNRILELDAASPTARIEPGVVLDQLNAAAAAHGLQFGPDVATSNRANLGGMIGNNSAGSRSIRHGKTVDHVLELSVLAADGTPATLRPLLPDELRAEQARGDCWGNIYRTVERIIAAEHEEIVARFPPILRRVSGYNLDEFVAECHGRYPLPPSVERIRGIESQRFPGANFNLAKLIVGAEGSLACVTEAVVHLVPLPARRGIVVLHFDSLEAAVAATGPALACRPSAAELLDGRIIRLAEKSLEYRRYLDFVVGNPESLMIVEFSGESDDEVRRGVADLADRTRGLSGLFHSLEALDPQRCGHIWACRKASLPLLFGVPGVRKPIAFVEDTAVDPARLVEFVARFREIIARAGTVGAFYGHVSVGCLHIRPMLDAANRGDRALIQKISGEVCELVIEFHGAMSGEHGDGLARSYLNERLFGPRIYAAFKKIKAAFDPLGILNPGKVVDGPGPIENLRQGEGYRPLEITTAFDFQREGGFLRAAEMCNGSGVCRKRSTGTMCPSFMATGDEEHSTRGRANALRLVLSGALPAAELTGRKLFGTFDLCLQCKGCKAECPSNVDVAKMKAEFLHQYHAEHGVSLGTRLMADVARLNRWGSALAPLSNWARSIPGAAMLLQRVIGIDARRPLPRFERNHFRRWFRRRGNKPAAPMNGVAAPARGPIVLLDDCLTSYCEPQVNRAAVAVLEAAGYQVHLAGLECCGRAAISKGLLDESRHLAQRNIARLLPWAERGVPIVGCEPSCLLTLVDDYLDLVPGDAARRVAAAASLIETHLARSGLPVNIKRVNPAESRPVLVHGHCHQKALIGMADTMRLLTEMLGTAPTLVDSGCCGMAGSFGYEHYDLSMKIGERVLFPAVRNSADAVIIAPGFSCRHQIHHGTGRRAAHPIELLAEQI from the coding sequence GTGGCAAATTCTCTCAAACGCCACATTTCCGGCGAAGTGCAAACCGACGATTATCACCGCGCGCTTTACAGCACCGACGCCAGCCTCTATCAGATTCAGCCGCTCGCGGTGGTCGTGCCAAAATCGCGCGACGACGTCGCGGCGTGCGTCGCCATCGCGGCGGAGCATCGAGTGCCGCTCGTGGCCCGCGGCAGCGGCACCAGCTTGTCGGGCCAGTCGGTCGGGGCGGGCATCGTTGTCGATTTCAGCAAGTATCTCAATCGCATCCTCGAGCTCGATGCAGCATCCCCTACCGCGCGGATCGAGCCGGGAGTCGTGTTGGATCAGCTTAACGCAGCCGCCGCGGCGCACGGCTTGCAATTCGGGCCCGATGTGGCCACGAGCAATCGCGCCAATCTCGGCGGAATGATCGGCAACAATTCGGCGGGCTCGCGGTCGATTCGACACGGCAAGACGGTCGACCATGTGTTGGAACTATCCGTGCTCGCCGCCGACGGCACTCCGGCCACGCTACGGCCTCTTTTGCCCGACGAGTTGCGTGCCGAACAAGCTCGCGGCGATTGCTGGGGAAATATTTACCGCACGGTCGAACGCATCATTGCCGCGGAGCATGAAGAAATCGTCGCTCGCTTTCCGCCGATTCTGCGGCGCGTGAGCGGATACAATCTCGATGAATTCGTGGCCGAGTGCCATGGTCGCTATCCGCTGCCGCCGAGCGTCGAGCGAATTCGCGGCATCGAATCGCAACGGTTTCCCGGTGCGAATTTCAATCTGGCGAAATTGATTGTCGGGGCTGAAGGCAGCTTGGCTTGCGTCACCGAGGCGGTGGTGCATCTTGTGCCGCTGCCGGCGCGGCGCGGAATCGTCGTGCTGCATTTCGATTCGCTGGAAGCGGCCGTGGCGGCGACCGGGCCCGCGCTCGCTTGCCGCCCCTCGGCCGCCGAACTGCTCGATGGCCGGATTATCCGGCTCGCCGAAAAAAGCCTGGAATATCGGCGCTACTTGGATTTCGTCGTCGGAAATCCGGAATCGCTGATGATCGTGGAATTCAGCGGCGAATCGGATGACGAGGTGCGCCGTGGAGTCGCCGATCTGGCCGATCGCACGCGCGGGCTATCCGGTTTGTTCCACTCGCTCGAAGCGCTCGATCCGCAGCGATGCGGCCACATTTGGGCGTGCCGCAAGGCGTCGCTGCCGCTGCTCTTCGGGGTGCCGGGTGTGCGCAAGCCGATCGCGTTCGTCGAAGACACGGCCGTCGATCCCGCGCGGCTGGTCGAGTTTGTGGCACGATTCCGCGAGATCATCGCCCGCGCGGGAACCGTCGGCGCTTTTTACGGCCATGTGTCGGTCGGTTGCCTACATATCCGCCCCATGCTCGACGCGGCAAATCGAGGCGATCGCGCGTTGATCCAAAAAATCTCCGGCGAGGTGTGCGAGCTGGTGATCGAGTTTCATGGAGCAATGAGCGGCGAACATGGCGACGGCTTGGCCCGCAGCTATTTGAACGAGCGGCTGTTCGGCCCGCGGATTTATGCGGCATTCAAGAAAATCAAAGCCGCCTTCGATCCGCTCGGAATCTTGAATCCGGGCAAAGTCGTCGATGGTCCGGGGCCGATCGAAAATCTGCGGCAAGGCGAGGGTTATCGCCCGCTCGAGATCACGACGGCGTTCGACTTCCAGCGCGAGGGAGGTTTTTTGCGGGCGGCCGAGATGTGCAACGGGTCCGGCGTGTGCCGCAAGCGCTCGACCGGCACGATGTGCCCCTCGTTCATGGCCACGGGGGATGAAGAACACAGCACGCGCGGCCGAGCCAATGCGCTGCGGCTCGTGCTCTCGGGAGCGCTGCCGGCTGCCGAGCTGACCGGCCGAAAGCTCTTCGGCACATTCGATCTGTGCTTGCAATGCAAAGGCTGCAAGGCGGAATGCCCATCGAATGTCGACGTGGCGAAAATGAAGGCCGAGTTTTTGCACCAATATCACGCCGAGCATGGCGTTTCGCTCGGCACGCGGCTGATGGCCGACGTGGCGCGGTTGAACCGCTGGGGCTCGGCGCTCGCCCCGCTCTCGAACTGGGCGCGAAGCATTCCCGGCGCGGCGATGCTGTTGCAACGCGTGATCGGGATCGACGCCCGCCGGCCGTTGCCGCGCTTCGAGCGCAATCATTTCCGCCGCTGGTTTCGCCGCCGCGGCAATAAGCCGGCCGCCCCGATGAATGGAGTTGCGGCGCCGGCTCGTGGCCCGATCGTGCTGCTGGATGATTGTTTGACAAGTTATTGCGAACCGCAGGTGAACCGGGCAGCGGTCGCCGTGTTGGAAGCCGCCGGCTACCAGGTACATTTGGCCGGTTTGGAATGCTGTGGCCGGGCCGCCATTTCCAAGGGACTGCTCGATGAATCGCGACATTTGGCGCAGCGGAATATCGCCCGGCTATTGCCGTGGGCCGAACGCGGCGTGCCGATCGTCGGCTGCGAACCGAGTTGCCTGCTCACGCTCGTGGACGACTATCTCGATCTCGTGCCCGGCGATGCCGCCCGCCGTGTTGCCGCCGCCGCATCGCTTATCGAAACACATTTGGCACGCTCGGGCTTGCCGGTAAACATCAAGAGAGTGAATCCAGCCGAATCGCGACCGGTGCTCGTGCACGGCCATTGCCATCAAAAAGCCTTGATTGGCATGGCCGACACGATGCGATTGTTGACCGAAATGCTCGGCACGGCCCCGACGCTTGTCGATAGCGGCTGCTGCGGCATGGCCGGTTCGTTCGGCTACGAGCACTACGATCTGAGCATGAAGATCGGCGAGCGGGTGTTGTTTCCCGCGGTGCGAAATTCCGCCGACGCCGTAATCATCGCTCCCGGCTTTTCCTGCCGCCACCAAATCCACCACGGCACGGGCCGCAGGGCTGCGCATCCGATCGAATTGCTGGCCGAGCAGATCTGA